A region of Pyxidicoccus parkwaysis DNA encodes the following proteins:
- a CDS encoding GAF domain-containing protein codes for MSVNPHSYQAWLESFAAEHGASAGTIHLQRGNDLELVAALNIPLAVLNAVRHVPHGKGMAGLAQVRKAPVQTCNLKEDDTGRIKPGAKAVDARAAVALPVLDATGGVRAVVGIAFMTEGEIPAEREQSLMSAAARLPFADA; via the coding sequence ATGAGCGTGAATCCCCACTCGTATCAGGCGTGGCTGGAGTCCTTCGCCGCCGAGCACGGCGCGTCCGCGGGCACCATCCACCTTCAGCGCGGCAACGATTTGGAGCTGGTCGCCGCGCTCAACATCCCACTGGCCGTGCTGAACGCCGTCCGCCACGTGCCGCACGGCAAGGGCATGGCGGGGCTGGCCCAGGTGCGCAAGGCGCCGGTGCAGACGTGCAACCTGAAGGAGGACGACACCGGCCGAATCAAGCCGGGCGCGAAGGCGGTGGACGCGCGCGCGGCGGTGGCGCTGCCCGTGCTGGACGCCACCGGGGGCGTGCGCGCGGTGGTGGGCATCGCCTTCATGACGGAGGGAGAGATTCCCGCCGAGCGCGAGCAGTCATTGATGTCCGCCGCGGCCCGGCTACCCTTCGCGGATGCTTGA
- a CDS encoding TVP38/TMEM64 family protein, translating to MTPPSPERTRAIAGWVAFCVLLLALVLVPFALFGADVDAVAQRFLAARPPAWQVSLVLGGLLAGDIVLPVPSSLVSTAAGGLLGFWGGLATNWLGMMACCALGYGLGARAGTSALRRMAGEAEVARLARAYERLGPWFLLVFRAVPVLAEASVVFAGTSRMSRRSFFTVCALSNLGVSATYAALGATAAELESFLVLFAGMVLVPGLALAWVRRKSRAPTASR from the coding sequence TTGACGCCTCCGAGCCCGGAACGCACGCGCGCCATCGCCGGCTGGGTGGCCTTCTGCGTGCTGTTGCTGGCCCTCGTGCTGGTGCCCTTCGCCCTCTTCGGCGCGGACGTGGACGCGGTGGCGCAGCGGTTCCTCGCCGCGCGTCCTCCGGCGTGGCAGGTGTCGCTCGTGCTGGGCGGACTGCTGGCCGGAGACATCGTCCTGCCCGTGCCCTCCAGCCTCGTGAGCACCGCGGCCGGAGGGCTGCTGGGCTTCTGGGGCGGACTGGCCACCAACTGGCTCGGGATGATGGCGTGCTGCGCGCTCGGCTACGGCCTGGGCGCGCGAGCGGGGACGTCCGCCCTGCGGCGCATGGCGGGCGAGGCGGAGGTGGCCCGTCTGGCGCGTGCGTACGAGCGGCTGGGCCCGTGGTTCCTGTTGGTGTTCCGCGCGGTGCCGGTGCTCGCGGAGGCGTCCGTCGTCTTCGCGGGCACCAGCCGCATGTCCCGGCGGAGCTTCTTCACCGTGTGCGCGCTGTCCAACCTCGGCGTGTCCGCGACGTATGCGGCCCTGGGCGCCACGGCGGCCGAGTTGGAATCGTTCCTCGTCCTCTTCGCGGGCATGGTGCTGGTGCCCGGGCTCGCGCTCGCGTGGGTGCGCCGGAAGAGCCGCGCACCCACGGCTTCACGCTGA
- the rdgC gene encoding recombination-associated protein RdgC: MPVLRGAVTFSRFRAEPAKEAPSDIKRWLTRGLKAHAFEPIDRKSEEERAAGFVELENADSIEFPTSSLYYGEYALFSFRIDSIKVPAAAMKAELTKWASAFEKENDRPPSRGEKTAFKAEVRQMLRNRATPRTAVLDVSWNLKTQQVQIWAASRKTVDEILVALESALSVKFIGMTPADQARTEGLDEAALGPTAELIGMDLPATAVEEVSHGEA; this comes from the coding sequence ATGCCAGTCCTTCGTGGTGCCGTCACCTTCTCGCGCTTCCGGGCTGAACCGGCGAAGGAAGCGCCCTCCGATATCAAGCGCTGGCTCACGCGCGGCCTCAAGGCGCACGCGTTCGAGCCCATCGACCGCAAGTCCGAAGAGGAACGCGCGGCCGGCTTCGTGGAGCTGGAGAACGCCGACTCCATCGAGTTCCCCACCAGCAGCCTCTACTACGGCGAGTACGCGCTCTTCTCCTTCCGCATCGACTCCATCAAGGTGCCCGCCGCCGCGATGAAGGCCGAGCTCACCAAGTGGGCCTCCGCCTTCGAGAAGGAGAATGACCGTCCGCCCAGCCGCGGTGAGAAGACGGCCTTCAAGGCCGAGGTGCGGCAGATGCTGCGCAACCGCGCCACGCCCCGCACCGCCGTGCTCGACGTGAGCTGGAACCTGAAGACGCAGCAGGTGCAGATCTGGGCCGCCTCGCGCAAGACGGTGGACGAAATCCTGGTGGCGCTGGAGAGCGCGCTCAGCGTGAAGTTCATCGGCATGACGCCCGCGGACCAGGCTCGCACCGAGGGCCTCGACGAGGCCGCGCTGGGCCCCACGGCGGAGCTGATTGGCATGGACCTGCCGGCGACGGCGGTGGAGGAGGTGTCCCATGGCGAAGCGTGA
- a CDS encoding ATP-binding protein — translation MPAPAIIFWGDELVQLYNDGYAVIMGPRHPKYLGATYRECWPDTYPVIHPWMRRVLEKGEVIQVEKTFFLLTRYGFNEEAYFTFDFSPLRDDEGAIAGILQPVFEVTAVVLGERRLGTLRAITPGADAPGGATQAAIHALAGNAKDIPFALILLWNKDTRRLELTASTGLEGLLELGAASLERITGAAHQAVESNAPVMLDSVEALLGGRHFGPWPEATEKALALPMRRTGADDLRGVVVLGISPRLRFDGTYRQFFEDLARELATQLAVEQEKRAERETFAREQAARAQAEAEVARRAQAEAALRASEERLRMALEAGQLGVVELQHARGVLEWDERALQLIGLPAGRAPTVAEAVSRILPEDVDRAKPIIERALRPGAGAARLECRVRGWDGVERSILAMVKTHFDEHGQPDRVIGTLQDVTEQRDAELERERLATIVEQSTDFIGVGDMNGQAQWVNEGGRRLLGLERHEDVTRYHMRDFFLPEDLPHVESHIAPTILNGGRWEGEFRFRHFQTGAPIPAQYNAFALLESGTQRQIGIATVSRDIREQKRLEAERERLLARERAAREEAEEANQLKDEFLATVSHELRTPLTAVLGWVQLLRSGALAPDKRERALATVERNARAQGQLIEDLLDVSRIMTGKLRLEVSSVEVSQVVEAALESMRPAAEAKGIRIQAALDSGGSIMGDASRLQQVVWNLLSNAVKFTPKGGRVQVLVERRESSVEISVADTGQGISAQFLPHVFERFRQADGSTTRQAGGLGLGLAVVRHLVELHGGTVSAASEGESKGATFVVTLPQAVTQRREVLVPPSLRGPLLAQDVPCPPQLAGLRLLVVDDEEDTRELLRSLLETCGVIVTTAGSAEEALSLLRREPHDALVSDIGMPMEDGYRFISRVRALSREQGGDIPAVALTAYTRMEDRTRALLAGFNSHVPKPIEPVELLAVIAALVTRRAATRA, via the coding sequence ATGCCCGCCCCCGCCATCATCTTCTGGGGCGACGAGCTGGTGCAGCTCTACAACGACGGCTACGCCGTCATCATGGGCCCACGGCACCCGAAGTACCTCGGCGCGACCTACCGCGAGTGCTGGCCGGACACCTATCCCGTCATCCACCCCTGGATGCGGCGGGTGCTGGAGAAGGGCGAGGTCATCCAGGTCGAGAAGACCTTCTTCCTCCTCACCCGGTACGGCTTCAACGAGGAGGCCTACTTCACCTTCGACTTCAGCCCGCTGCGCGATGACGAAGGCGCCATCGCCGGAATCCTCCAGCCCGTCTTCGAAGTCACCGCCGTGGTGCTGGGCGAGCGCCGCCTGGGGACACTCCGCGCCATCACGCCCGGAGCCGACGCGCCGGGAGGCGCGACGCAGGCGGCCATCCACGCGCTGGCCGGCAACGCGAAGGACATCCCCTTCGCGCTCATCCTCCTCTGGAACAAGGACACACGGCGGCTGGAGCTCACGGCGAGCACGGGGCTCGAGGGCCTCCTGGAGCTCGGCGCGGCGAGCCTCGAGCGCATCACCGGGGCCGCGCACCAGGCCGTGGAGTCGAACGCGCCGGTGATGCTCGACTCCGTGGAAGCGCTCCTCGGGGGCCGCCACTTCGGGCCCTGGCCCGAGGCCACCGAGAAGGCGCTCGCCCTGCCCATGCGGCGCACGGGCGCGGACGACCTGCGCGGCGTCGTCGTCCTGGGCATCAGCCCCCGGCTCCGCTTCGACGGCACGTACCGCCAGTTCTTCGAGGACCTCGCGCGCGAGCTGGCCACCCAGCTCGCCGTGGAGCAGGAGAAGCGCGCGGAGCGGGAGACCTTCGCTCGCGAGCAGGCCGCCCGCGCGCAGGCCGAGGCGGAGGTGGCCCGGCGGGCCCAGGCCGAGGCCGCGCTGCGCGCCAGCGAGGAGCGGCTGCGCATGGCGCTCGAAGCCGGCCAGCTCGGCGTCGTCGAGCTGCAACACGCGCGCGGCGTCCTGGAGTGGGACGAGCGGGCGCTCCAGCTCATCGGCCTGCCAGCGGGCCGTGCACCCACGGTGGCGGAGGCCGTCTCGCGAATCCTCCCCGAGGACGTGGACCGGGCGAAGCCCATCATCGAGCGGGCGCTGCGCCCGGGCGCGGGAGCGGCACGGCTGGAGTGCCGCGTGCGGGGATGGGACGGCGTGGAGCGCTCCATCCTCGCCATGGTGAAGACGCACTTCGATGAGCACGGGCAGCCGGACCGCGTCATCGGCACGCTGCAGGACGTGACGGAGCAGCGCGACGCGGAGCTGGAGCGCGAGCGGCTGGCGACCATCGTCGAGCAGTCCACCGACTTCATCGGCGTGGGCGACATGAACGGCCAGGCGCAGTGGGTGAACGAAGGGGGGCGCCGCCTCCTCGGCCTGGAGCGGCACGAGGACGTGACGCGGTACCACATGCGCGACTTCTTCCTGCCGGAGGACCTGCCGCACGTGGAGAGCCACATCGCCCCCACGATTCTCAACGGCGGCCGCTGGGAGGGCGAGTTCCGCTTCCGGCACTTCCAGACGGGAGCGCCCATCCCCGCGCAGTACAACGCCTTCGCGCTGCTGGAGTCGGGGACGCAGCGGCAGATTGGCATTGCCACCGTCAGCCGGGACATCCGCGAGCAGAAGCGACTGGAGGCGGAGCGGGAGCGGCTGCTCGCACGGGAGCGCGCGGCGCGAGAGGAGGCGGAGGAGGCCAACCAGCTCAAGGACGAGTTCCTCGCCACCGTCTCGCACGAGCTGCGCACGCCGCTGACGGCGGTGCTGGGCTGGGTGCAGTTGCTGCGCTCGGGGGCGCTGGCGCCGGACAAGCGCGAGCGGGCGCTCGCCACGGTGGAGCGCAACGCGCGCGCACAGGGGCAGCTCATCGAGGACCTGCTCGACGTGAGCCGCATCATGACGGGCAAGCTGAGGCTGGAGGTGTCGTCCGTCGAGGTGAGCCAGGTCGTCGAGGCGGCGCTCGAATCGATGCGGCCCGCGGCCGAGGCGAAGGGCATCCGCATCCAGGCCGCGCTGGACTCGGGCGGGAGCATCATGGGCGATGCGAGCCGCTTGCAGCAGGTGGTGTGGAACCTGCTGTCCAACGCGGTGAAGTTCACGCCGAAGGGCGGCCGCGTGCAGGTGTTGGTGGAGCGGCGTGAATCGTCGGTGGAGATTTCCGTCGCGGACACGGGCCAGGGCATCTCCGCGCAGTTCCTTCCCCACGTCTTCGAGCGCTTTCGTCAGGCCGACGGCAGCACCACGCGCCAGGCGGGCGGGCTCGGGCTGGGACTGGCCGTCGTCCGTCACCTCGTCGAGCTGCACGGGGGCACCGTCTCGGCGGCGAGCGAAGGCGAGAGCAAGGGCGCCACCTTCGTCGTCACCCTGCCCCAGGCGGTGACGCAGCGGCGCGAGGTGCTGGTGCCGCCGTCCCTGCGAGGGCCGCTGCTGGCACAGGACGTCCCCTGCCCTCCTCAGCTCGCGGGGCTGCGGCTGCTCGTCGTCGACGACGAGGAGGACACGCGGGAGTTGCTTCGCAGCCTGCTGGAGACGTGCGGCGTCATCGTCACCACGGCCGGCTCGGCGGAAGAGGCGCTGTCCCTGCTGCGGCGCGAGCCCCATGACGCACTCGTCTCCGACATCGGCATGCCCATGGAGGACGGCTACCGCTTCATCTCCCGGGTGCGCGCGCTGTCGCGCGAGCAGGGCGGCGACATTCCGGCGGTGGCCCTCACGGCCTACACCCGCATGGAGGACCGGACGCGCGCGTTGCTCGCCGGGTTCAACTCCCACGTGCCCAAGCCCATCGAGCCCGTGGAGTTGCTGGCCGTCATCGCGGCCCTCGTGACGCGGCGGGCGGCCACGCGCGCGTGA
- a CDS encoding TetR/AcrR family transcriptional regulator, translating into MSETPAKKLTKAQRREQLLDIAQAVVREEGTDALTLGYLAERAGVSKPIAYEHFKTRSGLLIALYEQIDARQVAALLEALKRTRKRLEDVARVMSTAYMQCYTGAGPEWHAISAALRGDEEMETFHRELLDSYVALYRDALAPYSDLKKDELHLRCVGIIGAAEAISRDMLRGRVDEATAAATLASLIVSWLSKKA; encoded by the coding sequence ATGAGTGAGACCCCGGCGAAGAAGCTGACGAAGGCGCAGCGGCGCGAGCAGCTGCTCGACATCGCGCAGGCCGTCGTGCGCGAGGAGGGGACGGATGCGCTGACGCTCGGCTACCTGGCCGAGCGGGCCGGCGTGAGCAAGCCCATTGCCTACGAGCACTTCAAGACGCGCTCCGGCCTGCTGATTGCGCTCTACGAGCAGATCGACGCCCGTCAGGTTGCGGCGCTACTGGAGGCGCTCAAGCGCACGCGGAAGCGACTGGAGGATGTCGCGCGGGTGATGAGCACCGCGTACATGCAGTGCTACACGGGGGCGGGGCCGGAGTGGCACGCCATCTCGGCGGCGCTGCGCGGTGACGAGGAGATGGAGACCTTCCACCGGGAATTGCTCGACAGCTACGTGGCCCTCTACCGCGACGCGCTCGCGCCGTACTCGGACCTGAAGAAGGACGAGCTCCACCTGCGCTGCGTGGGAATCATCGGCGCGGCGGAGGCGATTTCCCGCGACATGCTCCGGGGCCGCGTCGACGAGGCCACCGCCGCCGCGACGCTGGCTTCGCTCATCGTGAGCTGGCTGTCGAAGAAGGCCTGA
- a CDS encoding NAD(P)-dependent oxidoreductase — translation MSAHTQRPVLIVGGSGIVGSQAARTLRRLHPTLPITIGGRDLDKAHAVAKDLGNADAVRVDLERRDLGQPEGRAFSAVVMFVKDDTLNSMRYAQAKGLPYLSISTGLFEVGPEVGQYIHQPASAPILMDSTWLAGAATLPTLHFAREFETLDAIHLMGVLDEQDLGGPAAYVDYERQTKSSPSALLLQDGRWRWVNGAEATRTFIGVDGRELQGQAYSLLDVLGLASATDAKTIRFDFVLGESSARRRGEPFSTEIIIELTGQKHDGTRGQVRHELIHPQGQAPVTALGVAVAVERLLGLAGGPPVPPGLYLPHVLIDPAYMVRRLEEFGMRIRRA, via the coding sequence ATGTCCGCGCACACGCAGAGACCCGTCCTCATCGTTGGAGGCTCCGGAATCGTCGGCTCACAGGCCGCCAGGACTCTTCGCCGGTTGCACCCGACATTGCCCATCACCATCGGAGGGAGAGACCTCGACAAAGCCCATGCCGTCGCGAAGGACCTCGGCAACGCGGACGCGGTGCGGGTCGACCTGGAGCGTCGCGATCTGGGCCAGCCCGAGGGCCGGGCCTTCAGCGCCGTGGTCATGTTCGTCAAGGACGACACCCTCAACTCCATGCGGTACGCGCAGGCGAAGGGACTGCCGTACCTGAGCATCTCCACGGGCCTCTTCGAGGTGGGCCCTGAAGTCGGGCAGTACATCCACCAGCCCGCGAGCGCGCCCATCCTCATGGACAGTACCTGGCTTGCCGGAGCAGCCACGCTGCCAACGCTCCATTTCGCCCGCGAGTTCGAGACGCTCGACGCCATCCACCTCATGGGCGTGCTCGACGAGCAGGACCTCGGCGGCCCCGCGGCGTATGTCGACTACGAGCGGCAGACGAAGTCCTCGCCGAGCGCGCTCCTCCTCCAGGATGGCAGGTGGCGCTGGGTCAACGGCGCGGAGGCGACGCGCACCTTCATCGGCGTGGACGGACGCGAGCTTCAAGGCCAGGCCTACTCGCTGCTCGACGTCCTCGGCCTCGCCTCGGCGACCGACGCAAAGACCATCCGCTTCGACTTCGTGCTGGGCGAGTCCTCCGCGCGCCGACGTGGCGAGCCCTTCTCGACGGAAATCATCATCGAGCTCACCGGGCAGAAGCATGACGGGACTCGCGGCCAGGTCCGCCACGAGCTCATCCATCCCCAGGGACAAGCCCCTGTGACGGCGCTGGGCGTCGCGGTCGCCGTCGAGCGGCTGCTCGGCCTCGCGGGTGGACCTCCGGTACCGCCGGGGCTCTACCTGCCCCACGTCCTCATCGACCCGGCGTACATGGTCCGTCGTCTGGAAGAGTTCGGCATGCGCATCCGCCGCGCGTAG
- a CDS encoding NAD(P)-dependent oxidoreductase: MSSNTQHPVLIIGGSGVVGSRAAKTLRKLQPQLPLTLGVRNLGKAQALARELGNAEAVSIDLERKDLGLPESASFSAVVVLLKDDTLNSMKYAQAKGVPYVSFSDFVFDIGPEVALHIQQPTRSPVLLLGHFLGGTVTLATLHFAREFRRVDAIEISAVFDEADVGGPAAQGDTDRVMQTVPSPLLLEDGKFLWAQGDDASRDFTGVDGTKWQGRAYPLLDVVSLAAATEAKDIRLDFAVRPGGQSISHEVIIEITGEREDGTTGRVRHELVDADVHSGMSARGVALAVERLLGLAGGPPVAPGLYHPEGLLNPAYVVARLQEFGARIRRA, encoded by the coding sequence ATGTCCTCGAACACGCAGCACCCCGTCCTCATCATCGGCGGCTCCGGCGTCGTCGGCAGCCGCGCTGCGAAGACGCTTCGCAAGCTTCAACCCCAGTTGCCTCTCACCCTGGGCGTGCGGAACCTGGGCAAGGCCCAGGCGCTCGCGCGGGAGTTGGGGAACGCGGAGGCGGTGAGCATCGACCTGGAGCGGAAGGACCTGGGCCTCCCCGAGAGCGCGTCCTTCAGCGCGGTGGTCGTGCTGCTGAAGGACGACACCCTCAACTCGATGAAATACGCCCAGGCGAAGGGCGTGCCCTATGTCTCCTTCTCGGACTTCGTGTTCGACATCGGGCCGGAGGTGGCGCTCCACATCCAGCAGCCCACGCGCTCGCCGGTGCTCCTGCTGGGCCACTTCCTCGGTGGGACGGTGACGTTGGCGACGCTCCACTTCGCTCGGGAGTTCCGTCGCGTGGATGCCATTGAAATCAGCGCGGTGTTCGACGAGGCCGACGTGGGCGGACCGGCGGCCCAGGGCGACACGGACCGCGTCATGCAGACTGTTCCGAGCCCGCTGCTGCTCGAGGACGGAAAGTTCCTCTGGGCCCAGGGCGACGACGCGAGCCGCGACTTCACCGGCGTGGACGGAACGAAGTGGCAGGGCCGGGCCTACCCGCTGCTCGACGTGGTGAGCCTCGCCGCCGCGACCGAGGCGAAGGACATCCGCCTCGACTTCGCCGTGCGCCCCGGCGGACAGAGCATCTCGCACGAGGTCATCATCGAAATCACCGGTGAGCGGGAGGACGGAACGACGGGACGCGTGCGCCACGAACTCGTCGATGCCGATGTGCACTCGGGCATGAGCGCCCGAGGTGTGGCGCTCGCGGTGGAGCGGCTGCTTGGCCTCGCGGGCGGACCTCCGGTGGCGCCGGGGCTCTACCATCCCGAAGGGCTGCTCAACCCCGCGTACGTGGTAGCGCGGCTTCAGGAGTTCGGCGCCCGGATTCGCCGCGCGTGA
- a CDS encoding esterase/lipase family protein, with product MAMKHRVYLIPGFFGFTQLGDKEEERIAYFQHVPGLLEQRIKARNLDAQVIPVGSAPTSGLEARARSVLQEMAKTETEDGAVLHLIGHSTGGLDARCIVSPRMAAEAPAFVKRVRTVVTISTPHHGTPMATVFNQGDVGKALLRYLWLFTYLALHRKAMPLRTAVLQAVYRLTRLGDSMGVPPNLFTEVARLMATLSENERVSLNQYFEQIGEHQELIRDLTPAGVEDFNRSTPDREGVRYGSVVTGAPPPSLLRRLSLRLLLPPDSFIYGIFASLYALSAPLSPTLKVPERTAAENQLLTEALGKKFEAWSDGIVPSRSQLWGQLFYGVTADHMDVMGHFDQPEQYISWLKSGSNFHEPDFFALWERVLDFTMG from the coding sequence ATGGCCATGAAGCACCGCGTCTACCTCATCCCCGGCTTCTTCGGCTTCACCCAACTGGGTGACAAGGAAGAGGAGCGCATCGCCTACTTCCAGCACGTCCCCGGCCTGCTCGAGCAGCGCATCAAGGCGCGCAACCTCGACGCGCAGGTCATCCCCGTGGGCTCCGCTCCCACCTCTGGGCTCGAGGCGCGTGCGCGCAGCGTGCTCCAGGAGATGGCGAAGACGGAGACGGAGGACGGCGCGGTGCTCCACCTCATCGGGCACTCCACCGGCGGACTGGACGCGAGGTGCATCGTCTCACCGCGCATGGCGGCGGAGGCCCCGGCCTTCGTGAAGCGCGTACGCACGGTGGTGACGATTTCCACCCCGCACCACGGCACGCCCATGGCGACCGTCTTCAACCAGGGCGACGTGGGAAAGGCGCTCCTGCGCTACCTGTGGCTCTTCACGTACCTGGCGCTGCACCGCAAGGCCATGCCCCTGCGCACCGCCGTGCTCCAGGCCGTATACCGGCTCACGAGGCTGGGTGATTCCATGGGCGTCCCTCCCAACCTCTTCACGGAAGTCGCCCGGCTGATGGCGACGCTCTCCGAGAACGAGCGCGTGTCGCTCAACCAGTACTTCGAACAGATTGGAGAGCACCAGGAGCTCATCCGGGACCTCACGCCCGCTGGGGTGGAGGACTTCAACCGGAGCACGCCGGACCGAGAGGGCGTGCGCTACGGCTCCGTCGTCACCGGTGCCCCGCCGCCCAGCCTGCTGCGCCGTCTGTCATTGCGCCTGCTGCTGCCGCCGGACTCCTTCATCTACGGCATCTTCGCGTCCCTGTATGCGCTGAGCGCGCCCCTCTCTCCGACGCTGAAGGTTCCCGAGCGCACGGCGGCGGAGAACCAGCTGCTCACGGAGGCGCTCGGCAAGAAGTTCGAGGCCTGGAGCGACGGCATCGTCCCCAGCCGCTCGCAGCTCTGGGGACAGCTCTTCTACGGCGTGACGGCCGACCACATGGACGTCATGGGCCACTTCGACCAGCCCGAGCAGTACATCAGCTGGCTCAAGTCCGGCTCGAACTTCCACGAGCCGGACTTCTTCGCGTTGTGGGAGCGCGTGCTCGACTTCACGATGGGCTGA
- a CDS encoding GAF domain-containing sensor histidine kinase yields MRDASTDPRCATHPAPKLYGVGSYIAVPLHRKDGSFFGVLCAMDPRPANLTEDNLEVFRHLGELVGHQLEQQEELGRRDAQLLGAREAAQLREQLIGIVSHDLRNPLNAITLSAATLIRRTDLDDRARLGLTRILESADRANRLIRDLLDFTQARMGQALPVKRRTVDLHDLMQQVVDEVGLATPGRKLEVKMLGDARGAWDPDRIAQVLTNLLTNALQYSPPGSRILVTTEGVGDEVVLSVCNEGPPIPMQVLPGLFEPMTRGTSDGSERRSIGLGLFIVDQIVRAHGGSVEVVSTHGAGTTFRVRLPRYEYDGLDAGVSPS; encoded by the coding sequence ATTCGCGATGCGAGCACGGACCCGCGCTGCGCCACCCATCCCGCGCCGAAGCTCTACGGCGTCGGGAGCTACATCGCCGTGCCCCTCCACCGGAAGGACGGCTCCTTCTTCGGCGTGCTGTGCGCGATGGACCCGCGTCCGGCCAACCTGACGGAGGACAACCTGGAGGTCTTCCGGCACCTCGGAGAGCTGGTCGGCCATCAGCTCGAACAGCAGGAAGAGCTCGGGCGGCGGGACGCCCAGCTCCTCGGCGCGCGCGAGGCCGCGCAGCTCCGCGAGCAGCTCATCGGCATCGTCAGTCATGATTTGCGCAATCCGCTCAACGCCATCACTCTTTCGGCGGCCACGTTGATACGCCGCACGGACCTGGATGACCGCGCGCGTCTGGGGCTGACTCGCATCCTGGAGTCCGCGGACCGGGCCAACCGGCTCATCCGGGACCTGCTCGACTTCACCCAGGCCCGCATGGGCCAGGCGCTTCCGGTGAAGCGCCGCACGGTGGACCTGCATGACCTCATGCAGCAGGTGGTGGACGAGGTGGGGCTGGCCACGCCCGGGCGCAAGCTCGAGGTGAAGATGCTGGGCGACGCGCGCGGCGCGTGGGACCCGGACCGCATCGCGCAGGTTCTCACCAACCTGCTCACCAATGCCTTGCAATACAGCCCTCCCGGGTCGCGCATCCTGGTGACGACGGAAGGAGTGGGCGACGAAGTCGTCCTCTCCGTCTGCAACGAGGGCCCGCCCATCCCCATGCAGGTGCTGCCTGGCCTCTTCGAGCCGATGACTCGCGGCACCTCGGACGGCAGCGAGCGCCGCAGCATCGGGCTGGGCCTGTTCATCGTGGACCAGATTGTCCGCGCCCATGGCGGCAGCGTGGAGGTGGTGTCCACGCATGGAGCGGGCACCACGTTCCGCGTGCGGCTCCCACGGTACGAGTACGACGGGTTGGACGCGGGCGTCAGCCCATCGTGA